A DNA window from Dehalococcoidia bacterium contains the following coding sequences:
- a CDS encoding sulfurtransferase TusA family protein — protein sequence MSVVIDCRGLACPEPVVRTNKALEQADEVTAIVDNEIARENVSRLAKSKGFGVEIESKDGLFYMHLKRESALAEEIPCQLVSCHVMIDG from the coding sequence TTGGCATGCCCGGAACCGGTTGTTCGCACCAACAAAGCACTGGAACAAGCGGATGAGGTCACAGCAATCGTCGATAATGAAATAGCCAGAGAAAACGTCTCCCGTCTGGCCAAAAGCAAGGGGTTTGGAGTTGAGATCGAATCAAAGGACGGTCTGTTCTATATGCACCTGAAGAGGGAATCGGCACTGGCTGAAGAGATACCCTGCCAGCTAGTGTCATGTCACGTAATGATTGACGGATAA